In Helianthus annuus cultivar XRQ/B chromosome 9, HanXRQr2.0-SUNRISE, whole genome shotgun sequence, the following are encoded in one genomic region:
- the LOC110922152 gene encoding two-pore potassium channel 1 has product MNIGDIYVMAPEDGVDDTELIKKKKHKAKHKHKKKKGKHKAEDHGSEHAPPPSIPGVRLSLKRVGFLLSAYLALGTVCFTLIQDQITGKKTDIGVLDSMYFCVATMTTVGYGDLVPETNFAKVMACVFVFMGMFLGGFALSKAADYIVEKEVNMFVKAMQINEAFDPVQMLSDAAEESDKLKYKFLIALILIVVHVIVGIVVLILLEDMSIIDAYYCVCCTITTLGYGDKSFTTTGGRVFAVFWILTGTISLAQLFMYLVELWTESRQRQLVDWVLHRKMTVQDIENADLDNDNSVSPAEYVVFKLKEMGLVNEQLIMNVMEGFKTLDVDNSGTLTANDLGNLTKLMSRR; this is encoded by the exons ATGAATATCGGTGACATATATGTGATGGCGCCTGAAGATGGCGTGGATGACACAGaacttataaaaaaaaagaaacacaaagccaaacataaacataaaaagaAAAAGGGTAAGCATAAAGCAGAAGATCACGGAAGCGAGCACGCACCACCACCATCAATCCCTGGTGTTCGTCTTAGTTTGAAGCGAGTCGGGTTTCTTTTGTCTGCGTATCTAGCTTTAGGCACCGTTTGTTTTACTCTTATTCAAGATCAAATCACTGGAAAGAAAACAGATATTGGAGTCCTAGATTCCATGTATTTCTGTGTTGCTACAATGACAACCGTAGGATACGGAGATCTTGTCCCAGAAACCAATTTCGCCAAAGTTATGGCATGTGTTTTCGTGTTTATGGGCATGTTTCTTGGCGGTTTTGCGCTTAGTAAAGCTGCTGATTATATAGTTGAAAAGGAggtaaacatgtttgtaaaagctATGCAAATTAATGAAGCATTTGATCCTGTCCAGATGCTGAGTGATGCCGCTGAAGAATCGGATAAGCTCAAGTATAAGTTTCTTATCGCGCTTATACTTATCGTCGTGCATGTAATTGTTGGAATCGTCGTGTTGATTCTACTTGAAGACATGAGTATCATTGATGCTTATTATTGTGTTTGTTGCACCATAACCACCCTTGGTTACGGAGACAAGAGCTTTACGACCACTGGGGGACGAGTGTTTGCTGTGTTTTGGATCTTGACTGGTACGATCTCGTTAGCGCAACTGTTTATGTACTTGGTTGAATTATGGACCGAAAGTAGACAAAGACAGCTTGTGGATTGGGTGCTTCATAGGAAAATGACTGTTCAAGATATTGAGAATGCTGATCTTGATAATGATAATAGTGTCAG TCCTGCAGAATACGTGGTGTTTAAGCTAAAAGAGATGGGGTTGGTAAACGAACAACTTATCATGAATGTGATGGAAGGATTCAAGACTTTGGATGTCGATAACTCGGGAACATTGACAGCGAACGATTTAGGAAATTTAACCAAGTTGATGTCACGACGTTAG